The Macaca fascicularis isolate 582-1 chromosome 14, T2T-MFA8v1.1 genome contains the following window.
GGGCAAGTTTTAGTCTCTTCAGCTGCAGACCAGAAGCTGAGCTGACCTGAAAAGAGCTGCAGTTCTGGAGTTCCGgcttccaggccagggccagctTCTGGGTGAGAGTGGGAGGTGATGCTTCCTCGAGGCAGAGGCAGTAAACCCTCACACCTGCTGCTGGACAAACGCCCCAGCTGGCTGTATTCTGTGCGGGCAATGTGGCTTCTGGAAGATCTCTCCAGTGGCTCTGTGGCTGGTCTTGGCAAAGAATGTTCTAGACCAAGGGTTGTCAAACTACAGctcatgggccaaatccagcctgctgtctgcttttgtaaataaagttttattggaacaaagCCATGTTCATTtgttacatattgtctatggctgctttcccaCTGCAACAGCAGAGACCACATGGCCTGCAAAGCGTAAACTATGTTCTGTCTTGTCCTTTACAAAAACAGTTTACTGACCCCTGCTCTAGACCTCCAAAGACCTGGTATCCTGTTTCCTGGTGTTCAAGTTCAGAGAGGTGTCTGGACTAGGGGCTGAGCCTGGCCTGGGGGCTGAGCCTGGCCTGAATGGGCAGTGCTGTGACAAGTGTCTAGGATGGCTGGGTACCCTGCACAGAGCCAGAAGGCCACCTGGCACAGGTGAAAGCAGAGCTGCTCCCTGATCCTCTGAccctctgcccttccctcctccaccctGGCCTGCTTTAGCTCTCCCCAAACATGGCCAACAAGGGTCCTTCCTATGGCATGAGCCGCGAAGTGCAGTCCAAAATCGAGAAGAAGTACGACGAGGAGCTGGAGGAGCGGCTGGTGGAGTGGATCATAGTGCAGTGCGGCCCTGATGTGGGCCGCCCAGACCGTGGGCGCTTGGGCTTCCAGGTCTGGCTGAAGAATGGCGTGGTGAGTGGCACCCTGGGCTGGGGGGCTAGGGTGTGCCACCTTGTGAGTCCTGGACCAATCCCTGAGCTGAGTGCTAAGCTGCGTCCTATGCCCTATGCCTGGTAGATTCTGAGCAAACTGGTGAACAGCCTGTACCCTGATGGCTCCAAGCCGGTGAAGGTGCCTGAGAACCCGCCCTCCATGGTCTTCAAGCAGATGGAGCAGGTGGCTCAGTTCCTGAAGGCGGCTGAGGACTATGGGGTCATCAAGACTGACATGTTCCAGACTGTTGATCTCTTTGAAggtagagaggaagaaagggctgggggaggaggtgggCAGGAGGACAGGGTGCTGGGGCAGAGAGAGGGGATGACCAGAATATGCCACAACTAGGGGTGTGCTCGCCTGCACACAGCAGGGATGGGATATGCCGAGAATAACACGCCACGCTCACAGGGCCCACTGAGAGGCCTCCCTTGAATTGGGGACAGCTCTTGCCCCTGGTTTGGccatttttttgtgagacggggGCAGGCCCTGGCTTGGAGTCTTGTTTATACGTTCTTGATATTCGTCCCCTCTCTCCTGTCTTCTCACAGGCAAAGACATGGCAGCAGTGCAGAGGACCCTGATGGCTTTGGGCAGCTTGGCAGTCACCAAGAATGATGGGCACTACCGTGGAGATCCCAACTGGTTTATGAAGTATGTGGCCCCAGGGAGCTTGTGTCTCCACATGGGGTGGCAGACAGCTTGTGCTAAGGAGCTTGCGGGAAGGATTAGGGGAAGCAGATAGCCAAGAAGGGATGAAGTGGGGGTCTGAGATCGGGAATAACGGGTCCTTAATACTCCTTGACCCCTCCCTTTCCACCCTCCTGCGCTCAGTCTCCCTAGCCTATGAGGCAAGCTAGATTAGGGAAAAAACATGAAACAGGAAGGCAATGGGATTGGGCTAGGACGTAACAAGAGGGATCAGAAAACAGGTGGAAAACACACAGTTCTAGCAAGTCTTTATCCTGGTTCCTCCTTTTCTAGGAAAGCGCAGGAGCATAAGAGGGAATTCACAGAGAGCCAGCTGCAGGAGGGAAAGCATGTCATTGGCCTTCAGATGGGCACCAACAGAGGGGCTTCCCAGGCCGGCATGACAGGCTACGGACGACCTCGGCAGATCATCAGTTAGAGGGGAGAGGGCCAGCCCTGAGCCCTGCCCTCCCCAGCTCCCTGGCTACAGCCATCCCGCTTAGCCTGCCTCACCCACACCTGTGTGGTACCTTCAGCCCTGGCCAAGCTTTGAGGCTCTGTCACTGAGCAACGGTAACTGCACATGGGCAGCTCCTCCCTGtgtccccagcctcagcccaaCTTCTTACCCGAAAGCATCACTGCCTTGgcccctccctcctggctgccccCACCACCTCTACTGTCTCCCTGGGCTAAGCAGGGGAGAAGCAGGCTGGGGGTAGCCTGGATGTGGGCTAAGTCCACTGTCCTCCTTGGCGGCAAAAGCCCATTGAAGAAGAACCAGCCCAGCCTGCCCCCTATCTTTTCCTGGAATATTTTTGGGGTtggaactcaaaaaaaaaaaaaaaaaaaatacatcaatcTTTTCTCAGGCCTGGCTGGCAGAGTTTGATTTGCTCTGGTCACTTCTGTTAGGGTTCCAAATCTGAGCAGGGGACAGGCAGGCATCTCAGGCTTGTATGTGTTCCTGGCTGCCGTCCTCTGAAGGACCCTTCACGTGCCAAGATTCTGGGAGGGTCAGATTCTCTCAGAGGAAACAGGCCGTAGAAGAACAGGAGACCGAAGGGAAAAATCTCGGGGACCGAAGGGAAAAAGGAGCCACTCAGCAGTGTGCAGCGATTTTGGGGaaacagaggaaaggagagaTTGCAAGTGGCAGAATTGTTTGGAaggtttttattttggaaaagctgtgcagaaaaaaattcaagaaaatgttgctgtgagaagagaaaaacaaatcttttttttttttttttgagacggagtctcgctctgtcacccaggctggagtgcagtggccggatctcagctcactgcaagctccgcctcctgggttcacgccattctcctgcctcagcctcccgagtagctgggactacaggcgcctgccacctcgcccggctaagtttttgtatttttagtagagacggggtttcaccgtgttagccaggatggtctcgatctcctgacctcgtgatccgcccgtctcggcctcccaaagtgctgggattacaggcttgagccaccgcgcccagccagaaaaacaaatcttaagcattaaaaaaaaattcaaccaacTAGCTCAGAAGAGGGGAGAAGGCCAAGGTTGAGAGAAGAGTCACAGCCTGTCAGGCAGATAGTTGGCCTCCGGCAGGAAGGCCATTTCCCTGAGCACTTGCAGAGGAAGACAGGGTGGTGGCAGGACTGGAGTGGCAGTGGCTCCCAAGGCTCTCTCCTCCAACACGCGCGTCTGCCATCTGCTCTGCAGTCCTGCCGCAGGATTCCCTAGTGAAGCAGCTCAGGCCTGGGGGAGCCGTGTGTATCCCAGCTGTGCCAGCAGCATCATACCAATCGTGGGGGCGGAGGTGAAGGAGCCAGGGGTTCATTCAAGTTGGCTTCTGATCAGGCATCTTGGGAATGGATGATGGAGGTAGCCGCTTTCAGGACAGGCATGTCCAGGGGCTCCTCCCAGCCTCTACCCCAAAGTCCTCTTCCCAAGTGACCCCAGTGACGTTTCCATTGAGATGCGCTCCTGGCTATGGCAGGCATCTTCTTAACTCATGTGTGGGTGGGGGTCCCCCATGTGTGGGGAACCTAGGCAACCGGCTTGGCCCAAGAGAGATGAGGATGGAGGCCAACCCAAAGGGGGCACCAATCCCCTGTCCAACACCTTCTCGCCAAAAGTTCCCGTTTGGCTGGAGGAAGCCCCTGTGGCTCCGACCAGACTTCTCTGGCAGCAATCCTCTGCCATTTGTATCTTAAGGCGGCCCTCACCCTCTTTGAGTGGAGTCAGAGGATGCCtcagattccacatgtaagcATCAGGGCTGCTTTCTCTCAATAGCTCTCTAATTTTGGGAAAGAAGAGCCTGTCCCACACTGTCAGGCCCTGAGGTCAGCAGATCTGCTCCTCCTTCCCGTGCAGTAGGTCGTCTAGGTGCTGATGAGGGCAGTCCAGGGTGCTCTTGTTCTGAGACAGGCTCCAGTCCCCTTGCTCCAGCAGGTCTGGGACAAGGAGGTCAGAGGTGGTGGAAAGGCCCCTGCTCTCTGTTTCCACTTCGTCTGGATCCTTGCTGCTGCAAAGTGGCACTGATTCTAGCTCTGTCCCTTCCTCCTTGGCTTTCCGGCTCCGATGGGGCCAGTGGCAGGGTCCACTCCTACAAACTTGGTTGGAAGCCACATTCCTCTGGCTCAAATATACTTCCAGCATGTAGTAAACGGTCCAGAAGACGGTGAAACAGCCTACCAGCACCAGGGTCTGGGGTCGAGGCAAGCACCTACGTGAGGCACTGTTTCCCGAAACCTACAAGCTTTCTCAGCCCAGGACAATGAGCTCAGAAAGTCTTTTTCCTTCTAGGGACTGCCTTTTTCACACAAACTctttcccctgccccctcccccgaCAAGACCTGTCCTGTAAGAGTTAGGCTAGCAGTGTAGGAGCAATGCTATGAAACCACTGCTGGGACCCAGGTCTTCCCAGTCCTTTGCCATGCAGGTCACCCTGAGAAGCACACTAAGAACTCCATCCCCAAGACAGGACAGTCCCGTCTACCCGCAGCTTGAGTCTTGGCCCTAGTACCTTGAGAGTGTTGGGGGTGATGGTGTAACCATCTTCCTCAGGAATTTTCAGCCCcggtgggcagggcagggcgaAGTCATCGTGCAGGTATTTTCCACTCATGGCACTCTCTAGCAGCCTgtggagaagaaaagaggatgCCCCACTGACTGTGGTGCCTATACCATCTGCCCTCACCCATCTTCCCCTCTTACAGCTGAAGACAGGGAAGCCCCACAGCAGAAAGGAGAGGCCCAGACTGAGTTCCCAGCCCAGGGCTCCATCTCCCAGCTTGAGGCTGGAGCTGGGAAACACAGCCGGGGTTCAGAGGGCGATGGGCTCCCTAGGCGGCCCTTCCCCTGTGAGTGGCCTTCCATCTGACACATGCAGCTTTACCCACCTTTGTCTGTCCCTGATGTCTACTGGACTCCACACAGAGCCATATAGGGTCAGCTGCCATTGCCGGAGGATGCCGACCTGGAATGACTCATCCCCTAGGGCAGCAAGGGGCAGCTCGTGAGCCACGCCCCTCTGTCAGCCATGCCAAACAGCAGAGGCCCTGCCCACCCTGCCACCCAAAGGGGCTCAGGCCACATGGTCTGCTCTAGGAGCTGCCTCACTCTGTCCCACTGACCCCAGGATCTGCAGAAGGGCCTCACTGGGTGCCCCTAGGGATGGAAAAGGTTGAAAGGTTGTACTCCAAAGCAGAGTCTTGCTTTTCTCTCCCATATTTTGGGGGTTCAGCTGGGATTCTGCTTGGAGAAAATGTCTTTCTACCAAATTAAAGAAagctttgaaaaccactggtctaGTGAATACCTAACTTGACTGGAGGATGGGAGGGTTGAGCTCAATTTCCAGTCTATACGCTGACACTAAAGAGATTCAAAGTTCATGGACATTGTGGCCTTCACTTATGGTGACCTTCCACAAGTCACCTCAAACCTCtgggccaattttttaaaaaatggtgaaatGAGTCCTGCCCTTACCTGCCTACCGGGGCTGGCCGAAGGATGGTTATACGTAAAAGGACTTGAAATGTGGTTTCGACAAGGACTTTTGTTGCTATTCTAGGAAAATGGGTGGGTCGCTCCTCCAGGGAATATGAGAGGCAGTATAAATGAACAGTTTCAGATAGCAATGCCCATTTCATGGATGGGGCACACTCTTGGCATCAACCCTCTTGGTCCAATGGCAACCCTATATATTGCACACGGGACACTTTCTGTGGGGACTCTGAGATGCAGAGGGACCAGATAACAAGCAGGAAAGGCAGGGCCTGGTGCGAGGGCACGAGGCTCACCGACATCCCTGACGACAAGCCTGTAGGTCCCTCGGGCTCTCTCCCCCCAGCATCGCACAGTGGAGAAGGTCCAGTCGTTGAAGCCGTTGGGATCCCTGAGGAAAGAACACAGCAGAAACAGGTGGACGGCGTGGGCCAGAGAGCTGACCTTCCCCCAGCAACACTTTCTCCCTGTAGTAGCCATGGAAACTTGGGAGGGTGCCCCGAGGGGTTCTCAGGTGCCCCTTGCCCCTGGGGTCTCATGGAAGGAGGAACTTGTGTTAACGTGGTGTGGTGGAAAAAGCAAGCATGGAGTATGCACAGGCTTGGAATCCCATGGATCTAGGTTTATTCTTATTCTCTTGGGCACTTACTAGCTCCATGacttgtttcctcttttttttttcttttttttttcgagacagggtctcactctgttacaagctggagtgcagtggcatgatcacagctcactgcagccttgacttcctgggctcaagtgatcctcccaccgcagtctcctgagcagctgggactataggcatataccaccatgctcggctaatctttaaattctttgtagagacggtctcactttgttgcccaagctggtcttgaactcctggcttcaagtgattctcctgccttgacctccctaagtgctgggattaccggtgtgaggcaccacgcccggccagtttcctcatttgtaaaaagagGTTACAAAGTCTAATCTACGGGATTCTTAGAAGGATTAGAGAATGTGTATGTGAGGTGCAGGGCCTAGCACTGGAAGAAGGCATGTGATGAAAGGCTTCCAGCCGCCAGGGATAGCCAGTGCCACAGTAGTTTAGGACAGTGCCAGGATccacttctcctttttttttttttttttgagacggagtctggctccgtcacccaggctggagtgcagtggcgcgatctcggctcactgcaagctccgcctcccgggtttacgccattctcctgcctcagcctcccgagtagctgggactacaggcgcccgccacctcgcccggctagttttttgtattttttagtagagacggggtttcaccgtgttagccaggatggtctcgatctcctgacctcgtgatctgcccgtctcggcctcccaaagtgctgggattacaggcttgagccaccgcgcccggccccatttctTTTCCTTGGAAAGGCCCTTGCTGAAAAGGTTGCTCAGGCCTTGGGCGGGTGTACGTACGAGTCCATGCTGCGGGGGGCGCCGATGAGGGACATCATGCCGCTGGGGCAGAACAACTTCAGTTCCAAGCTGCCGCGCCGGGGGTGAGTAATGGAGACTGTCACTGCCACATGCTCCAAGGTCTTCAGCCCGGACATCTCCAGGTCCATCCTGCTGACTGTGGAAAGTCAGGCTGGGCAGCTGGGAAACCAGCCCACAACCACGCCTTCACTTCACCCCCATGTACACAAAGACACACGCTCACTGAAGCCACATACAAATGTCTACGGCAACCCTTACTGGGACCTCACCTATACTAGTAAATAGAATGGAGTTGCTGCTCTCAAATTTACAACATAGCTTCGAGTCTAGTTGGGAAGACAGCACATACCCAAGACACAATATAAGAATCCAGTAGAGCAacttcagtcattcattcatccaaaaaattatttactgGATACCTCCTACATTTCAGGCACTGTACTAGATGCTGGGAATATAAAGATTCTTATCTTTAGGCATGGTCCCTGTCTTCTACCTGCAAGTGGAAAATGATATGGTATGGGAAACATACATAGTTGATAAGGGAAGAGAAATAAGTCTGATGGTTTTAGGCACACAGCAGTGAGATACGCTGAAGGAAATGAATACAGATTGGCAGAGAGGGTTGGTAGAGGGCATTGTTGGCAGTGGAAAAGTCATGAACAAAGATGGGTGAAAATGCACACATCTCACTGAAGACTATgcacagttaatttttaaaaaatgctggtgGATAAATTTCAATGAAATTATGTGAGTGAAAATAACCTCGAAAGAAGCatgtagccgggtgtggtggtgtgcacctgtggtcccactaccggggagggtgaggtgggaggatcgcttgagcctggaaggtggaggctgcagtgagccatgctcatgccaccacactccagcctgggcaacagaacaagactctgtctcaaagaaaaaaagaaagaaaaatgacgtGTAGCACACAATTCCATTTACGTGATGTTAATTGAAGTAACATACCTGCAGAGATAGAGAACAGATAAATGGGTGCCAGGGGCCAAGGACAAGGGAGGGGATGGGTGTCGCCAGAAAGGGGTAACACAAAGGAGTCTTGTGATAATGGAATGGTTCCAGATCTTGTTTGTGGTGGTAGTTATGCAAGGctacatgtgataaaattgcataCAGCTACACACGCGCATATATAAACATTGACAGCATGTATATCTGGTGAACTCTAAATAAATGCTGTGGATTGTACCAATGTCTATTTCTTGGTTTTGATATTATACTTTAATTGTGTGAAACATTAAGATTGGGAGAAGGGTGCATGGAACTTCCCTTGTACATTTCTTTGAAACCTCCTGTAAAtctacaattatttaaaaaaaaaaaaaaaaaaaaaaaaaaaaaaacaactactgAAGTGGAAGACTCAACTGGAGACTATTAAGAAATTAGGCCGTAATGAgaacgatttttttttctttgttttgttttgagacagagtctctctctgtcgccaggctggagtgcagtggcatgatcttggcggctcactgcaacctgtcttctgggttcaagcgattctcttgcctcagcttcctaagtagctgggactacaggtgctcaccaccacggccacctaatttttgtatttttagtagagatggggtttcaccatgttggccaggatggtctcgatctcttgacctcatgatccacctgcctcgacctcccaaagtgctgggattacaggcgtgagtcactacacctggccgAGAACAATTCTTTTTAAGCACCCTTTCTTCCATTAATTTATTCCAggctaggcctggtggctcactcctgtaatcccagcactttgggggctgaggcaggaggatcgctttagcctgggagacatcatctttacaaaaaatttaaaaattatctggatatAGTGGtaagcacctgtggtcccagctactcaggaggttgagtgtgagaggatggtttgagcctggaaggctgaggctgcaatgaaccgtGATTGTGCctctacactctagcctgggcaacagaatgagatcctgtctccaaaaaaaaaaaaaaaaaaaaaaaaattactccaaTATGCAAGGCAGAGTGCAATGCCTTCATTTTACAGACACAGTAGCTCAGAGGGGTATTGAAAGTAGGGACTGGATAACCTAGGGTGGGAAGGgctttaaagatttttgttttaaataagcaACTAAGAGCTACTATAGATGACTGAGCAAGGacaggggtttttgtttgtttgtttgttttttgagacggagtctagctctgtcacccgggctggagtgcagtggctagatccttggctcactgcaacctctgcctcctgggttcaagtgagtctcctgcctcagcctcccaagtagctgggattacaggcgcatgacaccatgcccagttaattttttgtagttttcgtagagatggggtttcactgtgttggccaggctggtctcgaactcctgacctcaggtgatccacctgccttggcctcccaaagtgctggggttgcaggcacgagccaccatgcccagcctcattttctaTAATTCCATCTGTCACCTCTTCAAAGCCAACGTCCCGTTTCTTTGAAAACAACCTCTCCCTTCCACTTTCCCCACTCTCTTCTTGACCCCCTCATTTTCCCACAACCCCTCAAGTTCCTTTCTCCTAACTGGCTGAGATTCTACGGCTCATCCAACATGTGTGTTTACATTCTCAAGCTCCCTTCGCTTTCTGTCCTTTCACAGCAATGTTTGACAAAAGTCAAACACTGGCTCAGCCTGATTATCCATCTTCTTGGCTGGACCTTTTTACTAGCACCTTTCCTactacaaatgaaaaacaaacccTTTCTCAACTCTTCACTTTCTTCCACCTACCACTGTTAAGAGTATGGGCTCTGGAGCCACCGGGCTTGGgttctaatcccagctctgccacttactagctgggagaactgtttcctcatctgtaaaatggggccagtaacagtacctacttcatagggttgagACAAGGATTAAATAGTTAATATACCTAACGCGTTCAGAATGGTACCTAGCTAATGTTAAGGCTACATACGCGTTagacattatttattttcctttattgtcAAAATTCTTGAGAAAACTGTTTAGATTCACTATGGCTACTTCTTACCTTCCCAATTGTCcctgacattttttttctatcaaaataGTATGCAAGAATTTAAATGTACGTTGGCGCTAGCGTGCTTATAATGAAAAAACCAATTCCCTACCACCTGGGAGCTACTCCCCAGaagcaaactttttaaaatggtttttaattgttttcttctggGATCTACTTTCGTGTTTCTAAACAGTAAGTGTTATGGATATTTCATGGCTTATCAATTTGAGACATTATGTATTGACTTTCAATTATGGCAGATGAGAATTTAACAAATCATGCCCACACCTTTTCCCCAATTGTCTTCACAAAATAATGacatcacagttttttttttttttttttttttagacagagtcttgctttgtcgccagactggagtgcagtggtatgatctcagctcacggcaacctctgcctcccaggctcaagccatacccccacctcagcctccctagtagctgggaactgtaagtgtgcaccaccatgcccagctaatttctgtatttttttgcagagacaaggttttgccatgttggcgaggctggtctcgaactcatgagctcaagcgatctgcctgcctcagcctcccaaagtgctgggattagaggcataagccaccgtgcccggccgccaGTTTCTTTGAGAagccttccctttcttccctagCAGCAGGAGACATCTCTGCTGTGCTCTCAAAGCACCTGTGTTGTCCCTGTTGCAGTGCCTACAACACTGCACTATGCCTGGAAACCTGG
Protein-coding sequences here:
- the TAGLN gene encoding transgelin, which translates into the protein MANKGPSYGMSREVQSKIEKKYDEELEERLVEWIIVQCGPDVGRPDRGRLGFQVWLKNGVILSKLVNSLYPDGSKPVKVPENPPSMVFKQMEQVAQFLKAAEDYGVIKTDMFQTVDLFEGKDMAAVQRTLMALGSLAVTKNDGHYRGDPNWFMKKAQEHKREFTESQLQEGKHVIGLQMGTNRGASQAGMTGYGRPRQIIS